The genomic interval GTTTCTACAAGTAGGGGGCGAACGGTATAATTGACGGGGTCAAGCCCCACGTGCAGGTACGTTCTACCTAGGCTACTGTTATAATAAACCATATAAAAAATGGTCAACAGAAATATCTGGCTGACCATATAATACGAGCGGGCAGCATTTGTGGAATAACGAAGCAGTAATTTTGTTTATTTAATGATTAATGAAAAAAGTAAAAAGACATCACACTAAATCGCAATGATGTCTTTTTTTTTTATAAAAAGGAAAATTTCCTTTCTTTTTAGAAAATCCAGTTAAAAGGAGGTTTGTCATCTTTATTGAAATCTCCTATTAATGGAAGTGGCTGCAACATATTTTGTAAGGCATAAGCATCCCATGGAAAATGTTCTGTAATACCTAATCCTACAACATCATGTGCTTTTGCTAAATCTTGAAGGACCCGTATTATCGTTTCGATGCTAGAGCCCTTTGGGACTTTCCCAACCATTTTATCGTAAGTATCAGGATTAGCTATTAAAAGAGAACGAAATCCCTTAAGTCCAGTACATCTAAATCAAAATGAACGATAACCTTAAAAGGAATACGTGAATCCAGCCACTGAAATTTCCTACCATACCACTTTACTCCAAAAGAGGACGGCTTAATCAGAGGCTGTCTTTTTATGCAAATACAAGGTGACCGCAGCAAAACATTGAATAATAGACCGAAATGTTAAAAGAGAAATAACATTGACAAATTATGTTATGGATTTTACTATTTAAATTGTTAACCTTTTATTAGTTTAGGTTAACAATTAAAACGTGAGAGTGCAAATTATACATGAGAACAAATGAAATGAAGTTTTGAGAATGCAATAAGATTCCGAGAGAAGGAGGTTACCCGAGTTTGATCGAGGAAAATCTTTTTAGTGTTAGAATGAGAGCTTCCAAGAATGGAGCACATGAAGATGGTGGAAAGCATATTTCTGGCGGTGAACAAATTTCAACTTATAGTCATTTGAAAGATGCCGTAAATGTCCTGTTAGACAAAGCGTTAACTCATTCAAGAGGAAATCCTGATTTTATGCAGATTCAGATTGAATTAATTGATAAACCGATTACGAAATGCAAGCCATTACAAGTTGGAACCATTGAAGTGGAATCGGTAGAGGAAGGGCAATTAATAGCTAGGAATCTTTTAGAACAAGCAGGGGTTCCGATCGTGTGCATCGAGAAAGCCTACCAGCAAATGAAAGAATGTTCCGGTCTTAGAGGGGCGATTTTGTTTGATATTCACTCAGGTAAACGCGTGGATGATCGCAGCGATAAAGGAGTTCGGGTTTCCAGGATGGACTGGTTAACCACGAATTATGAAAAATGGGCTACCTACAACAATATGCTTGTAAGTCAACGGGTGAAGGAGGCTCTTGTTCTTGCAACAAAGGTTAATAGGCACCCTGCAACTGTGGCAGAATTATGCTGGTCAGATGATCCTGAATATATAACAGGTTATGTTGCAAGTAAAGAGTTAGGCTATCAGCGGATTACGAAGCTTAAAACATATGGTGATGAACATGGATGTCGAATCTTCTTTGTAAATGGCGCGAGTGATCTTGATTCATACATAAACTACTTAGAAAATGAGCCACTATTCGTTCAATGGGAGGAAGGAAATGACGCACGAGTTAATAGAAAAAAGTAAAAAGTATCTTTGGTTGCCATTCACACAAATGAAGGATTATGACGAAAATCCTTTGATCATCGAAAGTGGCAATGGCATAAAAGTGAAAGACATAAATGGTAAGGAATATTATGATGGATTTTCTGCCCTTTGGCTTAATGTCCACGGGCATAGAAAAAAGGAATTGGATGAAGCGATTAAGAAGCAACTAGATCTCATTGCCCATTCGACCTTGTTAGGGATGACAAATGTTCCAGCAACAGAGCTTGCTGAAAAACTAATCGAACTAAGTCCCGAAAAGCTATCGCGTGTTTTTTATTCAGATAGTGGTGCAGAAGCGATGGAAATAGCTCTGAAAATGGCGTTTCAATATTGGAAAAATATCGATAAACCAGAGAAGCAAAAATTTATTGCCATGCAAAATGGCTATCATGGTGATACGATTGGCGCCGTAAGTGTTGGTTCGATTGATCTTTATCATCAAGTGTACGGACCGTTAATGTTTGAGGGCTTTAAAGTACCGATACCGGATGTCTACCACTCTAATAGCGGCGACCCCGTACAGTGCCGGGATGAATGCTTGCATATACTTGAACAGCTGCTGATGGAACATCACCATCAGATCGCGGCACTGACGATCGAATCAATGATACAGGGGGCAGGTGGCATGATTGTCATGCCAGAGGGATTTTTGTCAGGAGTACGGGCACTTTGTACAAAATATGATGTATTAATGATTGTGGATGAAGTAGCAACCGGCTTTGGCCGTACAGGGAAAATGTTTGCTTGTGAACACGAAGATGTTCAGCCTGATTTAATGGCTGTTGGAAAAGGGATTACCGGAGGCTATTTGCCGATTGCGGCTACCTTAACAACAGAGGCGATTTACACAGCATTTTATGATGATTATCAAAAACGAAAAACGTTATTTCATGGACATTCTTATACAGGAAACCAGCTTGGATGTGCTGTTGCGCTTGAAAATTTACGTTTATTTGAAGCGGAAAACATTGTAGAAGAGGTAGCTAAAAAGTCAGAGTATCTTCAATTACTCCTCGGGGAGCTTCAATCGCTTCCGGCTGTAGGCGATATCAGACAGATTGGTTTTATGTGTGGAGTTGAGCTCGTTTCCTCAAAAGAAACAAAGGAGCCTTATCCTGCAGAAAAACGGATTGGCTATCACGTTACGTTGAAAATGAGAGATCTCGGTATGTTAACAAGACCACTGGGTGATGTGATTGTCTTTATGCCGCCACATGCCAGCACAATGGAAGAGCTG from Metabacillus sediminilitoris carries:
- the bioW gene encoding 6-carboxyhexanoate--CoA ligase, producing MIEENLFSVRMRASKNGAHEDGGKHISGGEQISTYSHLKDAVNVLLDKALTHSRGNPDFMQIQIELIDKPITKCKPLQVGTIEVESVEEGQLIARNLLEQAGVPIVCIEKAYQQMKECSGLRGAILFDIHSGKRVDDRSDKGVRVSRMDWLTTNYEKWATYNNMLVSQRVKEALVLATKVNRHPATVAELCWSDDPEYITGYVASKELGYQRITKLKTYGDEHGCRIFFVNGASDLDSYINYLENEPLFVQWEEGNDARVNRKK
- the bioA gene encoding adenosylmethionine--8-amino-7-oxononanoate transaminase; protein product: MTHELIEKSKKYLWLPFTQMKDYDENPLIIESGNGIKVKDINGKEYYDGFSALWLNVHGHRKKELDEAIKKQLDLIAHSTLLGMTNVPATELAEKLIELSPEKLSRVFYSDSGAEAMEIALKMAFQYWKNIDKPEKQKFIAMQNGYHGDTIGAVSVGSIDLYHQVYGPLMFEGFKVPIPDVYHSNSGDPVQCRDECLHILEQLLMEHHHQIAALTIESMIQGAGGMIVMPEGFLSGVRALCTKYDVLMIVDEVATGFGRTGKMFACEHEDVQPDLMAVGKGITGGYLPIAATLTTEAIYTAFYDDYQKRKTLFHGHSYTGNQLGCAVALENLRLFEAENIVEEVAKKSEYLQLLLGELQSLPAVGDIRQIGFMCGVELVSSKETKEPYPAEKRIGYHVTLKMRDLGMLTRPLGDVIVFMPPHASTMEELYAMVAIMKEAIIEVTSGVTNVRA